The genomic interval GAATACAGCTGGTGGCTGTCAACTACACATTTGGAGAGCTTGTGGAAATAACACTTTGTAATGTCAAAGTTTATGTATGGTAATGCTTGGTATTCCTTTTgcgggaggagggcaggggtaCACCACAAGGTATGTGGGTGTTCCTTACTGTTCCAAGTTTTCCTGTCATTCAGAGTTAGTAGTTGAACATTTTGAAGTAGTTGTGAAAAATGGGTGATAAATTTTTGTTAAGGATTCTTTTTTAACAAGGGGAAATTCACAttaaaaagaatcattttaaGTAAACAACTCAGTGGCGtttagttcatttacaatattgtgcaacCAAACCACTTCTACTcacttccaaaacattttcatcaggaAGGAATCCCTGTAGCCATTCATCAATTATTCCTCATTCTTTCCTCACCCGAGTCTGGTGATCAGTCTGCCTCCATGGATTTGctaattctggatatttcatgtaaatgggatGTTTGACTATTAGCGTCTGCCTTGTTtttcttagcataatgtttttaaggtttattATCATATCACTattcttttttacagctgagtagtattccattgtgtggatatctATTGGAtgcttgggttgtttccaattttggCCATTGTGAATAGTACCTCTAGGAACCtgtttgtatatgtatttgtttGAGTATCTGCCTTCAGTTCTTTGGGGGTATATACCTGGGAGTGAAgctgctgggtcaaatggtaatTCTGTGCTTAACtgtttgagaaactgccaaactttcCCACAGTAAAGTTgcacaattttacattcccaccaaccatgtACAAGGGTCCCATCCCGATTTTCCtacatcctcatcaacatttgttatattccattttaattttagtaTATTCCTTCTAATGTATATGAAGTGGTGTCTCATAgtagcttgtttgtttgtttcctttttgagGATGAGCCCACTTTATTGAGGGGCATCAAGGGAGGGTCTTAGGACTGGGAGGACAATGAGATCTAACATCCTTCTCCTAACTGGGATCTCTTCAATTTTACAGTCACTGAAAGCTCAGTGGGTaggttggtttgttttgttttgttttgtcatgccacatggcttgcaggatctcagttccctgaccaggaactgaaccgtgGCCACAACAGGGAAAGCCCAGAATCATCCTAACCACTAGGTCACCAGGGAACTTCTAAAAGCTCataatggttttgatttgtattttcttaatgatactgagcatcctttcatgtgcttattggtcacttgtatatcttctttggaaaaatatctgttcatgtcttttgtccatttaaaaCTTGGATATTGTTACTGTTGAGTtataatattcatatattatggaatgaaaaaggaagaaaaaaaacctcTCCTGCTCTTTGCCAAACTCTGCTGGAGCACATCAATACTCCATCTGGGTATTTATAACTCTGCCTTAGCCTTCTCTTCCTATTTGCATCAAGCCTAGAAATTGACCAGAGATGAAAGAGTAAGGTCTTAGTAAGTCTTTCCTGATCATCTGTTCTGCTCTGGGTATGCACTTTGCTCTCTAATTTCCCCAGTATATATGGGTGCTTTTGAATGCCTTAATTACTCAAAGAAACACCCCAGCTTTTCCTCCCAGCTTTTGCCATGTATGTTACTATCATCCATTGTAATCTTGTATACCAGAGAGCTGTGAGTTGTTCCTTTACCTTACAATGTTTTCTAGGTAGGAATACGTTCTGAGTTAAAGCACATTGAGTCAGTCCCTCAGGTTACCCCCAGACATgctagaaaacacacacacaatactgtGAGAATGAGGGCTGTTCTGCTCCCTCCGAAACTGGGAACCGGGGCCCCATGCTGAGGACACAGGCGGCTATCTCCAGATCCTCCACTGTGCTGGGCAAGGAGATGAGGAAGGGTATGGAAAACACCACAAAGCTTTCCTGCCACGTTCAAGTTGCCtcttcttgatttgcatttccttggttGACATAAATGTTTAGCCGTTTTCCCGAGTTcagataaaattgatttttaccaTTTTTGCTCAATTTGTTGATGTTTTGGATGAGATACAGGCCTTTTAGAGCTACCAACCACACCTTTTTCACTGTTACCTGGGGTGAATGGGTGATTCTTGTTTTCCCTCGATTAAGTAAAATCCTCCCTCTTCCCCAGGATTCAACAAAATGTATTGAGTAGACACTATCAGTGTCTTGGGAGCTATCATCTCAGTGCTGCTCCACTAAATGATTTCAGACCCTCAGAGGTGCTCAGAAGTCAATGCTAAGGGGGTAGGTAAGGTGACTTATTTCACCAAGGTGGAGTCGGGGAGAGCTTCCCCAAGGAGGTGGCATTGAAGTTCAGATTTGAAGTAGTCgggagaaggaaaaaacagtTCTCTGACATCAAAGGCACTGAGAGAGTTCAAGGGGCAGAAGGGGGATGAAGGTGGGGTAGGTGGGAGGAGTAGCCAGAGAAGAGATGGGACTCTTGGGCAGACAGCCCGTCATACAAGGCCCCTCTTCCCTTTGTAATGGTGGCCCAGAATCTTAGCCGGGGGTTCTTATGACCGTGGGGAGTTGGCTGACTGGCTTCTGGAGGTCAGAGATTCCCCTGAAATTATAATCAAAAGATTCCAAGAGCGTGTGCTGGGCAGTGTGTTTTCCCCACCAGAACTATTCTCTACCATACTCTGTACTGCTTCACAGTAGGGGTGGAGGGGCGAGAGGGGCTGATAATCTCCACACTGGATCAATGTGGCTGCCTTTTCCTCTGCTTTCCAGTTGAGTATGGCCCTGGTAGGATATCTAAAGGCTGCAGGAAAGGAAGGTCTAGGTATCTATTCCCTGGCTCCTGCCTTTTTAGTCTGCATCTTTCGACAAAAGCCTGTAACTCTAACTCTCTCCAAGTTCCAGGACCACTCCCCCTCCAGCAACTTCAGGCCTGGCTGCTAACAGTGACCGTAGGAAGTCACCGTCCCTCATTGCTCCCCTTTCACCCTGCTCATGACTCCTCAGCTCTGTCTCTTAAGGGCATGATCTGTGTGACAGCTGACCAATACAGGTATGTGTATCTATGTTACTGAATTCAAAATTCCAGGTTATAGATCCCTGCATCACATTAGATGCTCCCAGGATGAAGTCTTTACTTACATCCAAGACCCTGTCCCCCTCTACCTACAATGCCCTCCTTCCATCTCCTTCTCAGGCTTTCAGAGTCAGATGTCACCTCCTCCCAGAAACCTTCCTTGAACTTCCTGAAGCTTAGTGAAGAACCTTAAGTGACAGAACTTAAGGTGAACTTCCTGAAGCTTAGAGAAGAACCTCAGCCACAAACTCTTAACATAGCACTTTACCAACCGGACTATCACTGTCTGCTTGTCTGACTCACTGAACTCTGGGCTCCCAAGTGCAGGAGCTGTTTCATGGCATCCCTGGTACCCAGCACGGTTCTAAGCCCTGGTGGCATAAATAAACCAAGTATCTTTCCCAACTCTTGTCTCATACACACCCAGAAAAAGCCACAAAAATACACTGAGGGAATGTGTTTTGGCTTTCAAGTCAGACAAGCCCAAAATATTTATTGttcactgtgtgccaagcactgatGTAGGCATTGGGAAACTGCAAGAGATACCACAGGCTCCGTCTCTGTACTCTGGAGGAAGATATCTGGATGAATCCAGTAAATTCAAGCATGTTCTATGAACCATGCTGACCTAATCTAATTGATATTTACAGAATATTACACCAAGCAACAgaaaaggcagtggcaacccactccagtactcttgcctggaaaatcccatggacggaggagcctggtaggctgcagtccatgggtcgcgaagagtcagacatgactgagcgacttcactttcacttttcactttcatgcattggagaaggaaatggcaacccactccagtgtttttgcctggagaatcccagggacggcagagcctgatgggctgccgtctatcgggtcacacagagtcggacacgactgaagcgactcagcagcagcactAGTAGCACACCAAGCGACTGCAAagtgcattttcattttttgtgcaCATTGTATGTAGACATATACTGGGCCACTGAAAAAAgtatcggacttccctggtggtacagtggataagaatacacctgtcaatgcaggggacaccagttcaatccctgacctgggaagattccacatgcctcggagcaactaagcccatgtgctgcaactactgagcccacccaCCTAgatcccatgctctgcaacaagagaagccaccacagtgagaagccctcgcactgcaaccaagagtagccccccGATCGCCACAACTTGAGGAAGCTGGCAAGCAGCAAaactcagcacaaccaaaaataaataaatgaagtgccAGTTAAACATATGGTAActggaagaaagaacaaaataaagataaGACCATGaagcaatgaaatagaaaactgaaaatagagaaaaacaacaaagtcAAAAGTTGGTACTtggaaaaagattaagaaaactgAATAACCCCCAGCAagactaatcaagaaaaaaaagagagagagaaagcacaaATTACTATTATTagggatgaaagaggagacaCCACTACAAACCCTACAgacaataaaaagcaaacaaggaAATATGAACAGGCTTATAGCAATGAGTTTGATAatgtagatgaaatggacaaacatGAAAATACACGCCGGCTAGTTGCAATCAAAGAAAATTACAAGGTACTATCCTGGAATTCAGAAAGGGGATTTTTCTAAGTTCAGAGGGATCTGGAAAGATTTCCTAAAAAAATTGGAATTTAAACAGagacatggacttccctggtggtccagtggttaagaaactgcctgccaatagaaggggcatgggttcaatccctggtccaggaagatcccacataccatgaagcaattaagcccatgcaccacaactactgaaacctgaatgccctagaacccgtgctccacaacaagagaaacccccATAGGAAGAAGCTTGCACACCAGAACTAGAAAGTAGCtctcactcactgcaactagagaaagcctgtgcaacaacaaagacccagcacagccagaaaaaaaaaaaaaaaaaacaccctaagACCTGAAGGAGATGTGGGCTTTGACTAGGTCGATAGAATTGTGTTCCATGCAGGGATGATGGCATACATGCAAAGGTCCTGAGTTTGAAGTCAGCTTTGTGTATCCAAAGAAAAAAGCCCACTCTAATTATCCTTTTTAATGTTGGCAACTACACACTTGCATCCTTCCTGGGTGTAAACCACCAGGTGGGTCTGGTAGACTTGACCAGAAATGTTTAGAGACCAAGGTTGGTAAGACAGACCTTTGGAAATTTCCTGGCTATCAACAGGAGGCAATTTATGCTGCAAACGATGTCATTTCCTCCATTCTGGAGCTGATGTTGCCTTTCACCTGACTGGCGAAGCTCCTGAGACACAGGAGCTTGTGTGGCCTCACCCTATGAACACTCACACTCCACGAACCAATATACTTTGTCCCACAAATTCTTCGGAGCTAGTGTCCGCTATTCAGCCCCATTCTTCCAGGCGGCAAGCAGAGGACTTGCTAGGAAGTCCAGGAAGGACTGTGCCTTGCTTGTGGTCACGGAGGCCAAGCCCTAATGATCATACCCTACCAACTTCCACCGCACACGTTTCAACTTTTTGGCACATGTTGGGCCACCTTTTGTGACTTGGGGCTGGGTTTCCCATACGACCCACGTTCCCTGTGCCCACGTTCCTCATGCCCAGTTagggaaaaataaacacacacacacactggaccATCTCATCCACCTTTTCCTCCCATCTGCCAAACCTGGGCCCCCAAGGAGCAGTGAGGTGCCAGGCTCTGATGTGTGTCtgtggaaggggtggggaggggagagagtccCTTTCGGTGCCCACTGCGTGTGTGTGCAATTTCCTGCCAGTGAGGAAACACTCAGCTCAAATCAGCCCTGGTTCTCCTTTCCCTGCTCTTGGCCTCACAGGAGGAGCTGGCAGCGAGCCGTGGGCCACCCGAGCCTCCGCCAGATTTCCTGACCAAACGCGGGAGGAGAGATGCCCTGGATTGTCCTGCTGCTTGTAGCTGGTGAGCTGATGTCCCTGTGCCACCCCTCGCCCTGTTCCGCTCCCTCCATCCACCACCTTGTCTCTGCTagggggcggcggggaggggtgcgtgcacacacaccagGAGCTGGAGAGGCTGAGCCCTGACAGATTTGCCCCAGAGCCTTGGAAATGGCCCCGGAGCATGGATGTCTCTTGTGGGGTCTCAGTACCCCCACATCACAGGTATTAGAAATGCCACCCCACTGGAGACAGCAGTGCCCACACCCCATGACTCAGCCCTGCTTGGCCTCTGCAGGTTTCTACCTCCAGGACTGGGGCAGCAGGAGGATCTACTGATGGTtcggagagggtgggagggaagctagATAAGGAAAGGCTTGTGTCGACCTCACCTGAGCCAGACGCTCCACGTGGGAACCTGGGGTAGCCGGGCAGACCCTGGTCCCTCCTGCAGGAAGCCGTGCCCTGAAATCGTATCCCTCATCACAGCCTGGGAAACGAGATAGAATCACTCTCCCCTCGatcacccccacctcctgccaccTGGACTCCTTGAGCACCCCACACCCCTTCCAGCTTCCAGCCTTTGCCTGAGATGCCTAGAATGCTCGCTCCCAGCTTTTCTGTGCTGTGtcttcagggaagccctctctggcTACCCCATCACCCTCATCTCCTTGAGAATGTCAGCTCCCCAGGGCAGGCATGTCTTGTCTGttcatctgtctgtctatctcaTCCACTGCTCTGTCCCCAGAGCCTAAACAGGGCCTGGCATGTGGTCAGTGCTGTTGATAGAAGTAATACGAGTGTAACTGTGATGCTGTGTAACATCCACAGCTGTTATAATAAAATGACTCCAACAACATGACCTCTCACCACGTGCCGGGCACTTGATCCTCCCAACACAGCAGTAGGGTAGGGAcaactaggggcttcccaggtggcactagtggtaaagaacctgcctgccaatgcaggagacacaggttcgatctctgggtcaggaagatccccttgagcagggcatggcaacccaccccagtattcttgcctagagaattccatggagagagaagtctggcaggctacggtccatagggtcacagagtcagacatgactgaagtgacagtgTGCACACAGAAGGACAACTAGCCTCCAGTTGTACAtaaaaaccaaggcccagagagggtgagcCATTTCAGCCAGGCTGGCCTCTGCTCTAACCACCCACCTACCTAACCTCCCCATCTTGCTTCGCAGGCTCCTTGGCTATTCCAGCGCCATCCATCATGCTGGTGCCCCCACACCCCAGCAGTCAAGAGGACCCCATCCACATCTTATGCATGGCCCCCAGGGGTTTCCCAGGGGCGAATTTCACACTGTACCAAGGTGGGGAGGTGGTGGAGCTCCTGAAAGCCCCCAAGGACCAGCTCAGGGTCATATTCAACCTGAGCGGCAGCAGCAGGGAGGCTCGAGGGGGACCGTTCTGCTGCCAGTACAGTGTGCTTGGCGAGAACAGGCAACCCCAGCTGTCGAACCTCAGCGAGCCTGTGCACGTCTCCTTCCCAGGTAAGTCCCTCCCATCGGCCGTCACTGCCCAGGCTCCATCTTCTCATGGCCGAGCCTTTGTAGGCACTCTTCTCTCCGCTGGGGAGTCATCACTCTTCCAACTTGCCAGgactttcttttccttgtttaaTCCTCAGTCACCATAtgccatggagaaggcaatggcaacccactccagtactcttgcttggaaaatcctgtggatggaggagcctggtaggctacagctcacagggtcgcaaagagtcggacacgactgagcgacttcactttcactttcaccatatgCAATGGGTAGTCATTCTTCTcattttccagataaggaaactgaggcccaagagcTGAAGAGGCTGGCCTGGGTCACTCAGCCAGCAGGCAGCAGAGCTGGAGTTCCACTGGCCTCTGAAGTCCAGACGTTAAACCTCCACCCTCAGCTGCACCTTTCCTTACTGGCCACAATATTTATGAGCACTTGTTATGCACCAGACACTGTCCTTGGCATTGCAGGCTCAGCAATGGATGAAACAAAAGTCCCTGCCCTCTCGCACATTATGAGGGGGTGGCGATGGACATCAGATGATAAATAAGGAGTTTTGTAAATATTCAGTCAGCTAGTGGGGGACAAGGGAAGTGACAGGGATGAAATACAGCCTGGTgaagggcatcttttttttttttttgtgccacatggcttgcaggatcttaattccccaaccagataGGGAACCCAGACCCTAGCAGTGAAAGTGCTAGAGTCCTAagcacgggaccaccagggaattcccaagggtGTCACTTTAAATAGAGAGGAGAGTGATCAGGGAAGTCTTTCTGAGGAGGTGATGTTTGAGCCTGAAGGATGAGGAGACAGCCACATAGCTGTCTGGGGCAGGAGAGAGCTggctgtgcaaaggccctgaggctggagcGTGCTTGGTGTGTTTGAGGGATGTGGAGACACCCCATATGGCTGAAGCATAGCGAGCAAGGGGAAAGTGGGGGGGAGATGAGGGCAGGGGGAGGTAAGGAGGATCATGCAGAGCCTtgtggctgcagcaaggactcgGGCTTTTTGTCTGAGTGCGACTGAAGCCCTGGGAGCGAAGATGTCTTCCTCTGGTCTTTCCAGGAGTGGGGGCTGGGCCTGGTCTTTGGATCAAGGagcaagagggagggaggaagggaggagcctCAGGGTAGACTCCCTGCGTCACCAACAGTCAGAACTTTCCTGCTGCAAAGAGAAGGTTGTAGCCAGCAGAGGCCCACCGGCTGTGATGACAGAACACTCTCTGTGTCCTTCCCCGGCCTCAAGTTCCACTGTCAAAGGCCCCCTTCTCTCACCTTGGACCTGTGGTCTTAGAGTAGGGCGGTAACAGCACTCCTGCCCTAGATGAAAGAATGAACAAGGGCTAACACTGAGAACACCCAAGTGAgcacctctcctcccctcctggctAGTTCCTGACTTCCACTGGTGTCCAGTCATCTCCTCCTGGCTCCCCTGAGAGATTCCTTGCCTCTCTCCAGGGAGGGGCAGCCAGATCTCTCGCAGAGACATAAACTCTGGAGCCAGGGCTTCATGCTTCTGTGGCTACCTCTGTGTGGGCCTCAGAGTCCACCATGTGGCTGGGGATGGGTGTCGTCTGACCCCGTTCCCCAGCCAGCAAGTCTCTTCAGGCCACAAGTAACTGAAAACTGGACTCAAATTGGCTTCAGCAACAAAAGGGGATTTGTTGGTTTACTGAACTGAAATTTGTTCATGGCACTGATTTCcggcatggctggatccaggtTCTCAACGATGTCAGGAATCACTTGCCACTTCTCAGCTCTGCTTTCTTCTGTGTCTTATTCTTAGGCAGGCCCTCCCTCTCATGATGTCAGAATTGTATACCTTGGAGCTCTAGATGTATATTCTACCAGCTTTGCAATGCTGGACGGAGGAGTAAGCCTCTTTCCAGAAATCTAGCCAAAGTTCAGAAATTAGTTTCATTGACTCAACTTGGGCAATGTGTCACTCCCTGAACCAATTAGGTTAGCCAGGGGTAGGGAATATGCTAATTGGCCAGACAGATTTGCTAGATCCCCAAGGTCTAGCTGTACCTAAACCAAATGTTTCTGGGGCATAGGGGTAGGGCTGGCTCTCTAAAGGTAGCCCGGATGTATGCCAGGAGTCCCACTTTCTCCCTGCACCCCCACAATTCCATGGCCTACCCAATCTCTCTTTTCCCCAACTTCCTCTAGTGCCCACCTGGATCCTGGCACTGTCCTTGAGCCTGGCTGGAGCCACTCTCCTCCTCGCTGGACTGGTGACCATTGCCCTGATCATCAGGAAAGGTAAGAGCAGGCAGAGAAAGCGTGGCTCACCAGAACTTGCAAATACACTAAAATGCACTCCAACTCACACCCATTTTTAGGAACACAGAGGCACACAATTGGGAGTTCTTACTCCAAAAAGTTAGCAGTGAAGAACCTTTCAGAATTTCGATGATGGTGGTGGGCAGGggaaattcaaatatatatatatatatatatatacacacacatgatgtaaaatttgccatttaactcttttaaaatttattttttattatttatttttaatatttttggccatgccgtgGGGCtcgtgggatctcagctccccaaccaggggtcaaacttgagCACCTGTCAATGAAAGTGAACCGCTGgggaattcctttttttaaaaaaattttttagtttttaaattttaacctcTACTGCtctacaaccatcaccaccatccatctcttcatcttcctaaactgtaactctgtccccattaaagaCCGAACCCCGttacccctcccccagcctctggcaccCACTGaaatcagtatttaaaaaaaaaatttttttttaacatttttgtacCTTGTTTGAAGGTTTTACCAACATATATTACTCATGTAATTGGGAGGGAAAAGTGTCTTCAGCAGCTCCCCTGTTGAGAGGGAAATTTGCCAGGGGAAAAGGCAAGGCTGGGTGGCAAATGTACAAGATGCCTTGTTGGTTTCTTCGCTTTTTGTAACCAGGACCAAAATCTAACaaatactttttgtttgtttgttcccaGTTAAAGTAAAAAACTTGCAGAAGAGACGGTGAGAACATCCCTGGAGACCCTCAGAGGGTAGTTTTTTGGGGAAAAATTTCAGTCCCAAGGCAGGAGTTTCTGATTGGCCTTGAAGAGCTGGCCGGGTTCTGGGGCAGAAGGGTACTTCCAGGGCTTTATCTCAAACAGCGCCCTCTGGTGGATGGGCGGGTTAATAAAAACAGGTGCTATTTAGGAAGCGCTTCCGGTGTGCTCTGCGCTGTGTGCTGGGGGACTCTGGACCTTGAGTTCACATTATCCTCACATCAGCCCTGGAAGTAGGCTCTATGAATGACCCCTTTTAACAGATTAGGAGACGGAGCCTTCCTTGCATTCCTTTATCGCCAGTTGCCAAAATTTGTTGAGTAATCATTCTAGAAATCCATAGTGAGGGAGAGGCAAGTGGGTGTCCCCTGGCATTGTGCATTCCCCAATGTGTAGCCTGTAGACAGTGGCCCTGGTTCTTGGGTGTCAGAATCTATCCGCTGGCCCCAGCCTCGGTTTCTCCCCTCGTAGAGAGGGGCGAACACCTTGCTGCCTGGTGGCAGAG from Dama dama isolate Ldn47 chromosome 9, ASM3311817v1, whole genome shotgun sequence carries:
- the C9H19orf38 gene encoding protein HIDE1, yielding MPWIVLLLVAGSLAIPAPSIMLVPPHPSSQEDPIHILCMAPRGFPGANFTLYQGGEVVELLKAPKDQLRVIFNLSGSSREARGGPFCCQYSVLGENRQPQLSNLSEPVHVSFPVPTWILALSLSLAGATLLLAGLVTIALIIRKVKVKNLQKRRERESCWVNIATTDMSFDNSLFTIMKMTSEEDAANLDAPSGSTETPGPRKRPTSTSSSPEPPEFSTFRAC